In one uncultured Methanoregula sp. genomic region, the following are encoded:
- a CDS encoding nucleotide exchange factor GrpE: MVEAENTPENADTGVSEPQEDLLSDPQSLLDEQKKAFADLNDQYLRLAADFDNFRKRTARERESITTRANERFAVDILEVVDNFERAIKSDEAHLREGIVQIQQLLAAQLQRHGIVPIESLRKPFNPQEHEAIAHVLSDETAGTVIDEVSRGYRMHDKIIRHAKVAVSKGNEKNTEV; encoded by the coding sequence ATGGTCGAGGCAGAAAACACTCCAGAAAATGCAGACACCGGGGTTTCTGAACCGCAGGAAGACCTGCTTTCAGATCCACAGTCACTGCTGGATGAACAGAAGAAAGCGTTTGCTGACCTGAACGACCAGTATCTCAGGCTGGCTGCGGATTTTGATAATTTCAGGAAACGCACTGCCCGGGAACGGGAATCGATCACGACACGGGCAAACGAGCGGTTCGCGGTTGATATTCTCGAGGTTGTGGACAATTTTGAACGGGCCATCAAATCTGATGAAGCACACCTGCGGGAAGGCATCGTCCAGATCCAGCAGCTGCTTGCTGCCCAGTTGCAGCGTCACGGTATTGTGCCCATCGAATCATTAAGAAAACCGTTCAATCCCCAGGAGCATGAGGCGATCGCCCATGTCCTGTCAGATGAGACTGCGGGAACCGTAATCGACGAAGTTTCCCGCGGGTATCGTATGCATGACAAGATTATCAGACACGCAAAAGTTGCAGTATCAAAAGGAAACGAGAAAAATACGGAGGTATGA